In Desulfurococcaceae archaeon MEX13E-LK6-19, the genomic window TATTCGACCCCAAAGACAAGAATTACACCATCATAGGAATCTACGTCGGCTACACAGCTTTCTATAAAATATACCGGAAAACACTATCCACAATACATGCAACAGTCCTGTTGCTGCCTAGACAAAGTCTACTCTACATGCCTATAGCAAGACTAACATCGAGACACGACAAAGTCTATCTAATATTTAACTATAATAGAGAAATGATTGTTGAAGCCCACGTAGTTAAGAAAGGATACTATAGACTAGGAGTAAAGAGGGCTATAAAGAATATTGAGAAAATGAAGGTTGAAAAAACAAAGATTAATGGGAAAGATTACTACTTAATCTATACTCAAAAGAGTATGGCTCAAAAACTCGTGGACTACATATCCTCGCTCAAAAACCCACACATGATAAACCATGTTGCAGTTGTCCCTAAATTAAAGAGACTATATGTAGCTGCAAGACTTGATAAAGAGAACCTAAATGATTTCCTTAGAAAAACTTATGAATTAGCAATGAGCCTAGCCTAGCTAAATATTGTTTAAGACACTATAAAAACCATAGACTCAAGGCCTCTATCTCTTCTTTACCAGGAACTTGTGTTCACCATACTCAACTAGTTCAACTAAACCCTGCTTCAAAACCATGTCGAGTATTTTCTTAGGGTCAATTCTTTTCTGTCGAGCCAGTTCTTCGAAATAGTCAAGTCTAAGCGGATGAACAGATATAATGTTCATTATTTCATTAATGAAGTCTCTTGAAGATACAACAAAACCTGTTCCCTCATAAGATGTAGTCAAGTATACTTTGTCTCTACCAAGTTTTTCAACAAAAACATCATAAGCAGTAATTACTTCGTTGTCTGCTGGCGGTTTAACCCATTTTAAAGCAGGGGGTCTCGTTGGGATCATTATGTATGCTCTGCTTACCTTGATTTTCTTTAGGAACTCAGCAATACCCAAGTACTCTTTTACATGAGTATTAACGTCTGCAACAAGCATTGTCTCAGTAATGATCGTACCCTTGTATTCGTCAGAGAAAATCACTATGCCTTCAAGAATTCTTTTTAGAGATAATTCTTTATGTGGTCTATTTATCTTTTTGAAAGTTTGCTCGTAAACAGTATCGATTTTCAGTGATACCAAATCAAAAATCATGAGATCCCTTCGTACATCATCTCTATACAATAGCGATGAATTCGTCAGTATTGCTAATGGAATATTTATTGATTCCTTAATAAGCTCGGCCTCCTTACCAAGATTTATATCAAGTGTTGGTTCTCCATCTGGAACAAACGTTATATAATCGGGTTTTTTCTCAAGTTTATCTACAACATTTATTACTTCTGAGGAGATCTCATAGGGATCATAGAATTCTCTTCGATCTATGATTAAATTAATTGTTTCACCAGCTTGGCAGTATATGCACGAATAACTACAGTGCTTAAATGGAATGTTATTGACTCCCAGTGATAGCCCTAGTCTTCTCGACGGAACAGGTCCGAAGGTGTATTTTCTCCTCGTCTCACTCATCACCCGCTGCTTCTTCTTGTGTGTAGGCCTCTATAACAGCTTTGTCTGATAATATTGCTGAAACACCTTCGGGATCTTCTATTATGAGTGTAAACTTCTTTCTCGCGTCCATGGCTTCTCTTATAGCTTTCTTGACTTCTTCACATTTCTCCTTAGATGCCTCACCTGTGGAACACAGGAATTCTACTTTCTCGAGAACATCCATTAGTATTCCTTCAACAGTCGTTATATAGCCTGTGGACGCTGGGCCAGGCGTGATTTCTATTCCTAGCTCGGGTATTCTTATTGATGCTGTAGAAGCCCTTATCACGAGAGCGTTTTCATCACCTGGCTGCTCAACCCTATAGATTATTCTTCTGGGACCACGTGGCTCTGCTAAACGTACATCATTGAATCTGTATCCACACTCTCTGCATCTCCCACTGGCTATCAGGACTTTCCCCACCATAGGCATGTTATACAGGTATTCTTCTACTTTCATCTGGGTCCTGCACATAGGACACTCTATTTCGTACTCAAGTATTTTCTCTAGTTCATTAACCGATGTATTACTACCTGACATTCCTGCTCCTCCTTATACAGAATATAGCTGGGCTTTTTGCCTGTAAATATATCTTACCATAGTCTTTGAATACTATACACCATTAGCTCTTAATAATAATGGTGTTCCTGCAAACCCATACCATATAATGGATGTAATGCTATTTTCTGTAAAGAGCCTTAACTGCCTCGAGTATACTCCAAAGTACTTCACCTGCTTTTCCTCTCAACACATAATCGGCAATCCTAGTTATAGGGGTATCATCTATATTGACCTCTACTACAATACCATTGTTCTCCTTAACTAGATATGGTATGTAAGCTGCTGGATAGACAACACCACTAGTACCGATGACTAGTACGGTATCAGCTCTTGATGCATGCTCGACAGCTTTCCTCCACTCATCCTCTGGCAAAGGCTCTCCAAACCAGACAACATCTGGGCGCAATAGCCCACCGCACATAGGACACTTAGGCGGGATCTCCTCTGGTGGCTTATCAACAACACTCTTATAATCACATTCGATACACTTAACCCTCCTTATACTACCATGAAGCTCTACGATACACCTGGAACCAGCCTCCCTATGGAGGCCATCAACGTTTTGTGTGATAACACATTTGAGTAAACCCATTTTCTCAAGCTCAGCGAGAGCGATATGGGCTCTGTTAGGCTTCGCCTTGAACACTATCTCCATTCTCCACTTATACCACTCCCATACCAGAACAGGGTTTCTTGCGAAAGCCTCGGGTGTAGCGAGATCCTCTGGCCTATACTTCTTCCACAATCCATCACGGCCACGGAAAGTAGGTATACCGCTTTCAGCAGAGATCCCTGCACCAGTAAAGGCTATACAGTATTTTGACCTAATAATGATCTCTGCCACCTTATTTATGATGTTGTTTTGCGACAATGCTTATACCACCTAGAATCAAAAAGCCTACTTTAAAGACGTGAATAAACTAGCTGATTATTGTCTTCAATGACTAATTAATATAAGTTCATGCAAAATATATTTTAGGTTTACCCATACTTCCATTTCTTTAGACCGAATCTGGGTGCATTAGGGTATGCCTGTAATCGAGGTTGCTAGATGGGATCTTGATAGACTTGTTGGTCGAAAGCTTAGTGACGACGAGATAATTGATCTACTACCACGTGTTAAATGTGAAATAGAAGAACTTGACTCTGAGAAAGTATCTTATGAAGCCCCTCATGACCGCCCGGACTTGTTTAGTGCTGAAGGACTCGGCAGGGCTTTGAGGTTACTGCTTGGTATTGGCCTTGGTGATTTTGTTTTCGAAGACAATGGCGTTAAGTGTTTTAACAAAGGTGTCCCAAAGAGACCCTATATTGCTTTCGCTATCGTGGAGGATCTCGAGCTTGATGACGAGGCTATAAGGCAGTTGTTTAACCTACAGGAAAAGCTCCATATAACTTATGCTAGGAATCGTAGGAAAGCTAGTATTGGACTATATGACCTCGATAAGATCAAGCTCCCAGTCTACTATGAACTCGTGGATCCCGATGAGACGAAGTTTGTTCCTCTTGATGATACTCGTCTGTTGAGTTTAAGAGAGATCCTAAAGGAGACGGAGAAAGGCAGGATCTATGGACACTTGATTGCTGACTGGGAGAAATACCCTATTCTACGTGATAGCGAGGGCAATATTCTCTCACTACCACCCATAATAAACGCTGAGGAAAACAAGGTCACCCCAGATACAAGGAGAGTGCTAATCGACTCAACAGGTCTTGACCCAAGGATAGTTGTTGACATGGTCACCATAATGGCTACAAGTGTAGCCGAGAGAAGCAAGACTAGAAGAATAATATTCGTCGACACCATAATGCCTACAGGTGAAGCCATCAGAGCTCCGCGCAGCAAAGGTGTTACTGTTGAGCTAAAGTATAGCGATGCTTCGTCTATTATAGGTATTGAACTAGAGGCGCCAAGAATTATTAATGCACTCAAGAAAATGGGGTACAAGATCGTCGAATCTAGTGGGGAGAAAGTAGTTGCTGAAGCACCACCATACCGTATAGATGTTATGGAGTGGATTGATCTTGTCGAAGACGTGGCTATGGCTATAGGATACGATGTAATAGGCTCTGCTGCAACAAAACTGCCGCCAGCAACACATCCAGGTCGTAGACATCCTCTAGAGTACTTGTCGTCACTAATGAGGACACTATTTATTGGAATGGGGTTCTCGGAAGTAGCCAACTACATGATGAGCAATCCATGGATCCAGAACCAGGTTTTCGAAGACGACAAGCCACTGATAACGGTATCGAACCCGAAAATGGAGAAATACACTTGTCTACGTAGATGGCTTACACCCGGGCTACTGGAAGTCATAGTGTTCAATAGTGGGAGAAAGAAGGAGCTCAGACTCTTCGAGATAGGAGATGTAGCAATAGTGGATCCAACAGCTGATACCGGGGCGAGAATAGAGCGTAGAGTAGGATTCGCTATAACGCATGAGAAGACTACACTAACCGATGGACTAGCTGTCATAAGGACTCTATTTGAAACACTAAAAATAGACTATAAACTTGTGAAAAAGAAGATTAAGGGACTACTTGAACCTAGAACGGCATCAATTATAGTTGAGGGAAAGGAAGTAGGGTTTGTAGGTGAAGTAGATCCACGTGTACTAGTAAAACTAGGGATAGAAACACCTGTTGTAGTAGGAGAAATAATTTTAAACAAACTACTTGACTTAGTTAAATAAAAGAGATCTTCGTCAACTTTACTTTTCCTTTACTCATAGATTAAGAAAACTTAGCACCAGTTGTAATTATATAAATATCATGGTTTGCCCGAGGCTAGCGATAGTATTTTATCTGGAGTAGTCACTGTTATTGCTGCTACTCTACGTGATCTATATAGCCTAAGACTTCTTATGTACACAACGTAGTCTGGATGTGTAAGACTTACTGTTCTATCTATTTTCTCTGCTATAACCTTGATCGCGTCGAGACTGTGGGCAGGCATCTTTGTCTCCTTCCAATACAGCCTGCCTCTAAGCGAGATCCTATACGTCTTGTCTTTGGGTATCTTTTCTTCAGCAAGCTTTGAGGCTTCTTCAGCCACCGTCTCAACATAAGCCTCCGTGACTCTATCAACAGGTATAACTCTATAGACCATGTTTAGTTTATCCTTATTCTTAGAGAGTTCTTCGACAACACTATAAGGGTCCTTTACTTTAAACAAAAGTACTGCTGGACCAGTATCAACGAGTACGAGATCGGGTATTATTTCCCGTAAGATGCTAACGACGTACCGGTAGTTATCGGGTCCAGGCTCATGTGTTACTATAAGGTTGAAGGTACTACTCAACCTTCTTGATCACCTTGGGTAATAGAATTCGCTAAGAACTATATATAGGTACCTTGTTTTAAACACAAATCCACAGCCTAGAAGAATAAATATCTCTTTTTAGCTATGTCTACACGGCAGGTAAATCTGCTACACTAAAACCCTTGGGGAAGAATATTGAATCAATACGCTGATTTTATTAATAAGATAAAGCCTCTCTTATTCTCCTATCTGGAGAAAATCCAAGATACCGTCTCTAGCTTCGAAGACGCTGTATCAATGCTTAACGGAATGCGTACAGGTGAGGCACGCGTAAAACTAGCTGACTCGATGAGAAGCGAGAAAGATGCCGACAAGATTCGTAGGAAGATAATAGATCATTTGGAGAAAGAACAAGTAGAACCAGAATTTAAAGAAGATTTCTTCCACCTCATAAAGAGAGTAGATTTAATCGCTGACTGGGTTAAAGAGGCAGCACGTGAATTAACGATAATGCCTTACCTAGAGATCCCTGCTCCCATAAGGGAGAAACTAGAGGAACTCATATCGAAAGTAGAAGAATTATCCAAGAGAGTTGTCAAAGCAATAACAATGTTTATCGAAGGCAAATACAATGAGGCGAGGAAACTAATTGACGAGATAGAAGTCCTCGAGGAAGAAGCCGACGAAATAAACGTTACAATAAGAGGAATGCTCCTAGACTATGCTGACCAGATAAAACCATATTCACTAGCAATACTGATACAAGAATTCAACACAGACCTAGAAGAAGCAGCAGATGCCTGCGAGGACGCTGGCGACTACATTAGAGCACTAATAGTACAATATTCAACAAAATCGTGAGCCACATATTCAATAGTATATAAGCCATTCTATGTTTTCATTTTAAAAATGCAGGAATATTTAACACATATCCGTTTCTTAATGCCCATCCTTGGAGTTTTTCACATAGTTCCTGATATAACATCGTTTTGCATATTAATGATGCTGTATTGTGTTTCTCAAATCTTTTATATTTGTCAGCAGTGGTTTCATGGCTTCTAAAGAGAGATGCAATTGAGTACGAGACTAGAATTAATCAAAAATAGGTTGCGAATAACGTTTTTGCTTTACGGCAATGCTATTTCAGCCAGTATCTTCAGTGTTTCGTAGTCTATGAATAATATTTTGCTGTAGCTTACAACCACTATGTACTTATCTACGTACAGCGATCTAACTAGATCCCAGTCACCGTGTGCTATAAAGCATTTCTCCTGGAGTTTGCTCTTGTTCAGCTCTATGACTAGTATTCCCTCTGCATATAATAGCTTACTGGTCTGGTGTTGCTGACCAACAATTCTTGTCGCATTAATTAGGTTTATCGTAGCTGGGAACATAATGTAGTTCATGTAGGGGTTGTAGACAAATATCCTATAGTCGTATAGTACAGGAGACCAAGCGTGTTCGTAGACGAGTTTTGAGACCTCGGTTATATTCATGGGATCACTTATGTTATAGAGGCTTACCTTTAGACCTAGAATACGCCCTTCCTCATCTGCTTCATATCCTATACCTAGCAGTAAGCTATCGTTTATTGGGTGCAAATACTCACTGAAACCGAGAGTCTTTAGGAAACCAAGTACCTTAGGATCCTCGGGGTTGCTAAGGTCTATTGCGTACAAGGGGTCTATTCTCCTGTAAGTCACTAGGAAACAAAGGTCGCCTATGAATCTCGTTGAATATATTCTTTCCCCGGGTTCAAGCCCTTCTATGGAACCTTTAATCTCTAGGTTGTCGTCAAGAACATAGATGTTATTAATAGTAGTAGTGGTCACGATGTGTGGGTAAAGTAATTTTAGTGATGCTCCTGAACCGCTGGACTTATAACCATAGTGAAGTGTTATCTCGTCTACCTTGATCTTTTTAATTGTACTCGATGTTGTGGCTACTCTAAAGTATCCATTGTATTCATCCATAGAGAACTGGTCTCGCACACTACCGGGTATTGTTGCTTGTGCTACAAAGTCTACTTGTGTATTGTTTAGCCTAAACTTGTATATTGTAGAGCCACTAATACTCTTATTCACATAGATTTCATTGATTTCCTCCTCGATGGTCTTGAGTATTTCTTGTCTCTCGCTAGGATCCAGTTTACTATACTCTTCGATAATGATCAGAGGGTCTACTGGTGGTAGCAATCCCAATTTATCTGCCATAATATCTTGCAGCATATCCATTATTTCGCGTTTTATTTCATTATGGAAACTCCTGTAGGCTATAAGATACACGTTGTTAAGAGAAACATAGACCCAGCTACTACTCGGCATAAGGATAGCTTTTACATCAGCATCAAGGGTCTCTAGGTTTACAGCAAGTATAATTGTATAACTATTATAGTAGTCTTTGTACGGTGATTGCAGCATGTATATTTTTGTTGGCGGCAAGTATTTCCCATCGTATACTGGTATAGCATACGCTAGCTCGTCTTCACTATAGTATCCAATATATTTTCTTGTTATCAAGTAGACAGTACTGTTGAGAAGACGAGCAGTAAAGTAGTATCCATCAACCTCCTTTACCAATAGTTGTCTAGGATTACTCTTATCGGAAATATTGAATACCAATAGCATCGTTGTTGGTGTCTCAATATAACTAGAAGACCTTACATCAATTATAATGCTTGGAGCAGAAATGTAGATTTGATACACTGTAACTATTACTACTAGTTTATCATTATCTACAAACAAGCCCACTACATGATACCCGCTTTTTATACGATCACCCAAGAACTCCGCTATATTAATACTTGACACTATTTTCGTCTCATTTACCGGGTACGATTTTATAATATACACGATGTTCTTCTTGGCGAAGTATATATAGTAGCCATCTGTTTTAACGATCTCAGGTTCATCAACACCCTGTACCTGAACATTTGTTTGGGAATAAACCGGGGACTTGACTCCAGCACTTCTTGAACTTAGTGCTTCCGCTGGAGTAGCCGCTTGAAGTACTCCGTAGACCATAGTGTTCTCATGAGTCCGCCATAATTGAGAGAAAATACTAGCGTACCTAGTGTTTTCAAGTAGAAATCTTGTAAGCTCGCTATAGGAACTAAAACTCTTGAGAACACAACCAGTATCCTTCTTACTTCCCTCCTCCGAGCCTACCTCTAGTTGGCCAAGCAATATAATAAACACCGATACAACAACCAGCGTTACTAATACTACTGACAAAATAACTCTACTAAACACAGCCATTCTTCCACCATGATAGCACTTTGTTTACCATACTATAAAAGACAACTCAATAGTACACCAACTATACACCAATGTTCAAGACACTTGTACACATGGAGAACAAATGAAAAACATTATATATCACTTCTTCAACTACTCCCAAGGGAAATACGAAAACGCCATGGCTGACGGTGTTAGACAATTGCTCCTTGTACTCATAGCAGGAGGCCCTTGTACCGGGAAGACTACACTGGTCAAGGGACTCTCTGAGGAACTCCAGAAGAGAGGATATAGTGTTTATGTCATAGTGGATTGGGCTAGGGAGATTATTAGAGAAGAGAAAAAGAAGGGAGATAAAGGCATACTTCCGTGGACCAACAGGGTTTTGTTCGAGGAAAAAGTTGTTGAGAAACACTTAGAGGAATACGTGAAATTAACTAAAGGCCTTGTGAAAGCTGATATTGTTCTCGAAGACGGAGGCGGGTTCGTGGCAAAAGCATATTGCAGTGTAGACAACGTACCTGTTCCAGAGATATACAATGATCTTTTAAAGTATAAAGATCTTGTAGACCTGGTGTTGCTCACAACAGAAGCACCATTCTATACTACCGACGCTGAAAGATGGGAAGACAAAGTCTATGCGAAGAGAATACATGATGCAATAATAAAACTGCATAAGGAACTGTTTCGAAATAAGACTGTCGAGATACCCTACATGGATGACGTTGGAAAACGTGTAGATAGAGCACTAAAAATAGTTATTGAACACTATACTAGAAAGAATAAACAACGCTAATTTTTATCTAAGTATGTGTTTTCATAAAAGAATCCATTATCTAAGCCCGTTAAGTTTATTAGTGATAATAATACAGATTCACATAACACATCCAAAAAATTGTTGGTGCATTCATTGGATTTAATAAAAACAATGAGAATCCTATGGTTGCTTCTACTCTTTCTAATGACCTTAATTTATGTAATATATGGTCTCTGGCTCTTAGTAATGGCTACTCTGATAGGAGTTATTATATGGTTTTTAGTAAACAAGATTATTCTATCCGAGAAAGTATTTGGGAAAATATTTAAGGCAACACAAATGTTCTTTAAAGGAGAACACTTCTTATTAGCAACCAAGGTCTCCCGGGAAATGTCATTGAAGGAATTATTGTTTACCGAAGGTATCAATAGATCGTTTTTACCTATACTATTCATGTTTGGGCTAATAAATTACACACTTAGGTATCTTGATATTCAAGGGTTTGAAGAAGTTCTGGAAAGTCCTGTAATACTTTTACTTGGATTCTCTACCGTCATAACTTC contains:
- a CDS encoding radical SAM protein, whose product is MSETRRKYTFGPVPSRRLGLSLGVNNIPFKHCSYSCIYCQAGETINLIIDRREFYDPYEISSEVINVVDKLEKKPDYITFVPDGEPTLDINLGKEAELIKESINIPLAILTNSSLLYRDDVRRDLMIFDLVSLKIDTVYEQTFKKINRPHKELSLKRILEGIVIFSDEYKGTIITETMLVADVNTHVKEYLGIAEFLKKIKVSRAYIMIPTRPPALKWVKPPADNEVITAYDVFVEKLGRDKVYLTTSYEGTGFVVSSRDFINEIMNIISVHPLRLDYFEELARQKRIDPKKILDMVLKQGLVELVEYGEHKFLVKKR
- a CDS encoding ZPR1 zinc finger domain-containing protein, giving the protein MSGSNTSVNELEKILEYEIECPMCRTQMKVEEYLYNMPMVGKVLIASGRCRECGYRFNDVRLAEPRGPRRIIYRVEQPGDENALVIRASTASIRIPELGIEITPGPASTGYITTVEGILMDVLEKVEFLCSTGEASKEKCEEVKKAIREAMDARKKFTLIIEDPEGVSAILSDKAVIEAYTQEEAAGDE
- a CDS encoding NAD-dependent deacylase is translated as MSQNNIINKVAEIIIRSKYCIAFTGAGISAESGIPTFRGRDGLWKKYRPEDLATPEAFARNPVLVWEWYKWRMEIVFKAKPNRAHIALAELEKMGLLKCVITQNVDGLHREAGSRCIVELHGSIRRVKCIECDYKSVVDKPPEEIPPKCPMCGGLLRPDVVWFGEPLPEDEWRKAVEHASRADTVLVIGTSGVVYPAAYIPYLVKENNGIVVEVNIDDTPITRIADYVLRGKAGEVLWSILEAVKALYRK
- a CDS encoding phenylalanine--tRNA ligase subunit beta, with the protein product MPVIEVARWDLDRLVGRKLSDDEIIDLLPRVKCEIEELDSEKVSYEAPHDRPDLFSAEGLGRALRLLLGIGLGDFVFEDNGVKCFNKGVPKRPYIAFAIVEDLELDDEAIRQLFNLQEKLHITYARNRRKASIGLYDLDKIKLPVYYELVDPDETKFVPLDDTRLLSLREILKETEKGRIYGHLIADWEKYPILRDSEGNILSLPPIINAEENKVTPDTRRVLIDSTGLDPRIVVDMVTIMATSVAERSKTRRIIFVDTIMPTGEAIRAPRSKGVTVELKYSDASSIIGIELEAPRIINALKKMGYKIVESSGEKVVAEAPPYRIDVMEWIDLVEDVAMAIGYDVIGSAATKLPPATHPGRRHPLEYLSSLMRTLFIGMGFSEVANYMMSNPWIQNQVFEDDKPLITVSNPKMEKYTCLRRWLTPGLLEVIVFNSGRKKELRLFEIGDVAIVDPTADTGARIERRVGFAITHEKTTLTDGLAVIRTLFETLKIDYKLVKKKIKGLLEPRTASIIVEGKEVGFVGEVDPRVLVKLGIETPVVVGEIILNKLLDLVK
- a CDS encoding THUMP domain-containing protein — encoded protein: MSSTFNLIVTHEPGPDNYRYVVSILREIIPDLVLVDTGPAVLLFKVKDPYSVVEELSKNKDKLNMVYRVIPVDRVTEAYVETVAEEASKLAEEKIPKDKTYRISLRGRLYWKETKMPAHSLDAIKVIAEKIDRTVSLTHPDYVVYIRSLRLYRSRRVAAITVTTPDKILSLASGKP
- a CDS encoding DUF47 family protein; protein product: MNKIKPLLFSYLEKIQDTVSSFEDAVSMLNGMRTGEARVKLADSMRSEKDADKIRRKIIDHLEKEQVEPEFKEDFFHLIKRVDLIADWVKEAARELTIMPYLEIPAPIREKLEELISKVEELSKRVVKAITMFIEGKYNEARKLIDEIEVLEEEADEINVTIRGMLLDYADQIKPYSLAILIQEFNTDLEEAADACEDAGDYIRALIVQYSTKS
- a CDS encoding beta-propeller domain-containing protein, whose translation is MAVFSRVILSVVLVTLVVVSVFIILLGQLEVGSEEGSKKDTGCVLKSFSSYSELTRFLLENTRYASIFSQLWRTHENTMVYGVLQAATPAEALSSRSAGVKSPVYSQTNVQVQGVDEPEIVKTDGYYIYFAKKNIVYIIKSYPVNETKIVSSINIAEFLGDRIKSGYHVVGLFVDNDKLVVIVTVYQIYISAPSIIIDVRSSSYIETPTTMLLVFNISDKSNPRQLLVKEVDGYYFTARLLNSTVYLITRKYIGYYSEDELAYAIPVYDGKYLPPTKIYMLQSPYKDYYNSYTIILAVNLETLDADVKAILMPSSSWVYVSLNNVYLIAYRSFHNEIKREIMDMLQDIMADKLGLLPPVDPLIIIEEYSKLDPSERQEILKTIEEEINEIYVNKSISGSTIYKFRLNNTQVDFVAQATIPGSVRDQFSMDEYNGYFRVATTSSTIKKIKVDEITLHYGYKSSGSGASLKLLYPHIVTTTTINNIYVLDDNLEIKGSIEGLEPGERIYSTRFIGDLCFLVTYRRIDPLYAIDLSNPEDPKVLGFLKTLGFSEYLHPINDSLLLGIGYEADEEGRILGLKVSLYNISDPMNITEVSKLVYEHAWSPVLYDYRIFVYNPYMNYIMFPATINLINATRIVGQQHQTSKLLYAEGILVIELNKSKLQEKCFIAHGDWDLVRSLYVDKYIVVVSYSKILFIDYETLKILAEIALP
- a CDS encoding ATP-binding protein; this translates as MKNIIYHFFNYSQGKYENAMADGVRQLLLVLIAGGPCTGKTTLVKGLSEELQKRGYSVYVIVDWAREIIREEKKKGDKGILPWTNRVLFEEKVVEKHLEEYVKLTKGLVKADIVLEDGGGFVAKAYCSVDNVPVPEIYNDLLKYKDLVDLVLLTTEAPFYTTDAERWEDKVYAKRIHDAIIKLHKELFRNKTVEIPYMDDVGKRVDRALKIVIEHYTRKNKQR